One part of the Thiothrix nivea DSM 5205 genome encodes these proteins:
- a CDS encoding DUF6602 domain-containing protein gives MYSLDSDSQEIDCVILHSIHPRLFTPKREVILAEGVYAAIEIKPDIKTLTNKSEFHRGLKQIQ, from the coding sequence ATCTATTCTCTTGATTCAGACTCCCAAGAGATAGATTGTGTTATTCTCCATTCTATACACCCAAGACTATTTACTCCCAAAAGAGAAGTGATTTTAGCAGAAGGCGTATATGCTGCTATAGAGATAAAACCTGACATCAAAACATTAACCAATAAATCAGAATTTCATCGAGGATTAAAACAGATACAAA